In a genomic window of Xylophilus rhododendri:
- the rbfA gene encoding 30S ribosome-binding factor RbfA, producing MPKKKSSVPNRGFRVADQIQRDLAELIARELKDPRVGMVTIQAVEVTPDYAHAKVFFSVLTGDKDDALEGLNQAAGFLRAGLFKRLHIHTVPTLHFQFDRTPERASDMNALIAQAVASRSKDD from the coding sequence ATGCCGAAAAAGAAATCGTCCGTCCCCAACCGCGGCTTCCGGGTGGCCGACCAGATCCAGCGCGATCTGGCGGAACTGATCGCCCGCGAGTTGAAGGACCCGCGGGTGGGCATGGTCACGATCCAGGCGGTCGAGGTCACGCCCGACTATGCGCACGCCAAGGTGTTCTTCAGCGTGCTGACCGGCGACAAGGACGATGCGCTCGAAGGCCTGAACCAGGCGGCGGGTTTCCTGCGCGCCGGCCTGTTCAAGCGCCTGCACATCCACACCGTGCCCACGCTGCATTTCCAGTTCGACCGCACGCCCGAGCGGGCCTCGGACATGAATGCCCTGATCGCGCAGGCCGTCGCCTCGCGCTCCAAGGACGACTGA
- the rimP gene encoding ribosome maturation factor RimP, producing the protein MALQQIVETTVTGLGYDLVEIERSAGGLLRITIDLPWQGKVEDTGLPEQFVTVEDCEKVTRQLQFALEVDGAEYQRLEVSSPGIDRPLRHERDYERFEGEIIDLVLRVPIGAAGAGQVAANRKKFRGRLERAAEGGETRWQIVWSDEPEAKPGARVSKKRLEAVALHAMAFKLEELREARLAPIVDFKGRRSRGDEDGTASAAETGA; encoded by the coding sequence GTGGCACTGCAGCAGATCGTCGAGACGACCGTTACCGGTCTGGGTTATGACCTCGTGGAGATCGAGCGCTCCGCGGGTGGGCTGCTGCGCATCACGATCGATCTGCCCTGGCAGGGGAAAGTGGAAGACACCGGATTGCCCGAGCAGTTCGTGACGGTCGAAGACTGCGAAAAAGTCACCCGCCAGTTGCAGTTCGCCCTGGAAGTGGATGGCGCCGAATACCAGCGGCTCGAGGTTTCCTCGCCCGGTATTGATCGCCCGCTGCGCCATGAGCGCGATTACGAGCGTTTCGAAGGCGAGATCATCGATCTGGTGCTGCGGGTGCCGATCGGCGCCGCCGGTGCTGGACAGGTGGCGGCAAACCGCAAAAAATTTCGGGGCCGGCTCGAACGCGCGGCCGAAGGCGGCGAAACGCGCTGGCAGATCGTCTGGAGCGACGAGCCCGAGGCCAAGCCCGGTGCCCGCGTCAGCAAGAAGCGGCTGGAAGCCGTCGCGCTGCACGCCATGGCCTTCAAGCTCGAGGAGTTGCGCGAGGCGCGCCTCGCCCCCATTGTGGATTTCAAGGGCCGTCGGTCCCGCGGCGACGAAGACGGCACGGCATCAGCCGCCGAAACCGGCGCCTGA
- the nusA gene encoding transcription termination factor NusA, which translates to MNRELLMLVEAISREKNVERDVVFGAVESALAQATKKLYSGEVDIRVAIDRDTGVYETFRRWHVVPDEAGLQLPEQEILLFEAREQIPDIELDEHIEEAVESVPIGRIGAMAAKQVILQKIRDAEREMLLNDFMSRGEKIFTGTVKRMDKGDIIVEAGRVEGRLRRGEMIPKENLRSGDRVRAMIMEVDLNLRGAPIILSRSAPEFMMELFRNEVPEIEQGLLEIKSCARDPGSRAKIAVISYDKRVDPIGTCVGVRGTRVNAVTNELAGERVDIVLWSEDPAQFVIGALAPANVSSIVVDEEKHAMDVVVDEENLAIAIGRGGQNVRLASDLTGWKINIMDAAESAQKQADETSAGRQLFMEKLDVDEEIADILIQEGFTSLEEVAYVPIQEMLDIESFDADTVNELRSRAKDALLTMEIAREEDAGGVSQDLRDLEGLTPELIAKLTEAGVNTRDDLADLGVDELTDITGQSADEAKNLILKAREHWFAGQE; encoded by the coding sequence ATGAATCGCGAACTGTTGATGCTGGTCGAGGCGATCTCGCGCGAGAAGAACGTCGAACGTGACGTGGTTTTCGGCGCGGTCGAATCCGCATTGGCTCAGGCAACCAAGAAGCTGTACAGCGGCGAGGTGGACATCCGCGTCGCCATCGACCGGGACACCGGCGTCTACGAGACCTTCCGCCGCTGGCACGTCGTGCCGGACGAGGCCGGCCTGCAGCTGCCCGAGCAGGAAATCCTCCTGTTCGAAGCCCGCGAGCAGATTCCCGACATCGAGCTCGACGAGCACATCGAGGAAGCGGTCGAATCCGTGCCGATCGGCCGCATCGGCGCCATGGCCGCCAAGCAGGTGATCCTGCAGAAGATCCGCGACGCCGAGCGCGAGATGCTGCTCAACGACTTCATGTCGCGCGGCGAGAAGATCTTCACCGGCACCGTCAAGCGCATGGACAAGGGCGACATCATCGTCGAGGCCGGCCGTGTCGAAGGCCGTCTGCGCCGCGGCGAGATGATCCCCAAGGAAAACTTGCGCAGCGGCGACCGGGTGCGGGCCATGATCATGGAGGTCGACCTGAACCTGCGTGGCGCGCCCATCATCCTGTCGCGCTCGGCCCCCGAGTTCATGATGGAGCTCTTCCGCAACGAAGTGCCCGAGATCGAACAAGGCCTGCTGGAGATCAAGTCCTGCGCCCGCGACCCCGGCAGCCGCGCCAAGATCGCCGTCATCTCCTACGACAAGCGCGTGGACCCGATCGGCACCTGCGTCGGCGTGCGCGGCACCCGTGTGAACGCGGTGACCAACGAGCTGGCCGGCGAGCGGGTCGACATCGTGCTGTGGAGCGAGGATCCGGCCCAGTTCGTGATCGGCGCCCTGGCCCCGGCCAATGTGTCCTCCATCGTCGTCGACGAAGAGAAGCACGCCATGGACGTGGTGGTCGACGAGGAAAACCTCGCCATCGCCATCGGCCGCGGCGGCCAGAACGTGCGCCTGGCGTCCGACCTGACCGGCTGGAAGATCAACATCATGGACGCCGCCGAGTCGGCCCAGAAGCAGGCCGACGAAACCTCGGCCGGCCGCCAGCTGTTCATGGAAAAGCTCGACGTCGACGAGGAAATCGCCGACATCCTCATCCAGGAAGGTTTCACCAGCCTGGAAGAGGTGGCCTATGTGCCGATTCAGGAAATGCTCGACATCGAAAGCTTCGACGCGGACACGGTCAACGAACTGCGTTCACGTGCCAAGGATGCCCTGCTGACCATGGAGATCGCCCGCGAGGAAGACGCTGGCGGTGTATCGCAGGACCTGCGCGACCTCGAAGGTCTCACGCCGGAACTGATTGCCAAGTTGACCGAGGCCGGCGTGAATACACGCGACGACCTGGCCGACCTGGGTGTCGACGAACTCACTGATATCACCGGCCAGTCCGCCGATGAAGCCAAGAACCTGATTCTCAAGGCACGCGAACACTGGTTCGCGGGTCAAGAGTGA
- the typA gene encoding translational GTPase TypA has product MSKQIRNIAIIAHVDHGKTTMVDQLLRQSGTFAEHEKVVDTVMDNNAIEKERGITILAKNCAVSWEGTHINIVDTPGHADFGGEVERALSMVDGVVLLIDAQEGPMPQTRFVTKKALALGLRPILVVNKVDKPGANPDKVVNAAFDLFDKLGATDEQLDFPVVYASGINGWSSLDEGKPGEQWGPDMSALFNTILKHVPSQKGDPAAPLQLQISALDFSTFVGRIGVGRISQGTLRPMQEVVVMEGPDGKAIKGKVNQVLTFQGLERVQSTEAGPGEIVLINGIADLNIGVTVTDPVKPAPLPMLKVDEPTLTMNFCVNTSPLAGREGKFVTSRQIWDRLQKELQHNVALRVNETDEEGIFEVMGRGELHLTILLENMRREGYEMAVSKPRVVFRDINGERNEPIELVTADIEEIHQGGVMQALGERKGELVNMESDGRGRVRLEYRIPARGLIGFTNEFLNLTRGSGLISNIFDSYEPHKGDIGGRKNGVLISMDDGEIFTYALGKLDDRGRMFVKANDPVYEGMIVGIHSRDNDLVVNATRTKQLTNFRVSGKEDAIKITPPIDLTLEYGVEFIEDDELVEITPKSVRLRKRHLKESDRKRAGRG; this is encoded by the coding sequence ATGAGCAAGCAAATCCGCAACATCGCCATCATCGCCCACGTCGACCACGGCAAAACCACCATGGTCGACCAACTGCTGCGCCAGTCGGGCACCTTCGCCGAACACGAGAAAGTCGTGGACACGGTGATGGACAACAACGCCATCGAAAAGGAACGTGGCATCACGATCCTGGCCAAGAACTGCGCCGTCAGCTGGGAAGGCACCCACATCAACATCGTCGACACCCCGGGCCACGCGGACTTCGGCGGTGAGGTCGAGCGCGCGCTGTCCATGGTCGACGGCGTGGTGCTGCTGATCGACGCGCAGGAGGGCCCCATGCCCCAGACGCGTTTCGTGACCAAGAAGGCCCTGGCCCTGGGCCTGCGCCCCATCCTGGTGGTGAACAAGGTCGACAAGCCCGGCGCCAACCCGGACAAGGTCGTCAACGCCGCCTTCGACCTGTTCGACAAGCTCGGCGCGACCGACGAACAGCTCGACTTCCCGGTGGTCTACGCCTCCGGCATCAACGGCTGGTCCTCGCTCGACGAAGGCAAGCCCGGCGAGCAGTGGGGCCCCGACATGTCGGCCCTGTTCAACACCATCCTGAAGCACGTCCCCTCGCAAAAGGGCGACCCGGCGGCGCCGCTGCAGCTGCAGATCTCCGCGCTGGACTTCTCCACCTTCGTCGGCCGCATCGGCGTCGGCCGCATCAGCCAGGGCACCCTGCGTCCGATGCAGGAAGTCGTCGTGATGGAAGGCCCGGACGGCAAGGCCATCAAGGGCAAGGTCAACCAGGTGCTGACCTTCCAGGGCCTGGAGCGCGTGCAGTCGACCGAAGCCGGCCCCGGCGAGATCGTGCTGATCAACGGCATCGCCGACCTGAACATCGGCGTCACCGTGACCGACCCGGTCAAGCCGGCACCGCTGCCCATGCTCAAGGTCGACGAGCCGACCCTGACCATGAACTTCTGCGTCAACACCAGCCCGCTGGCCGGCCGCGAAGGCAAGTTCGTCACCAGCCGCCAGATCTGGGACCGCCTGCAGAAGGAACTGCAGCACAACGTGGCCCTGCGCGTGAACGAGACCGACGAAGAAGGCATCTTCGAAGTCATGGGCCGCGGCGAACTGCACCTGACCATCCTGCTGGAAAACATGCGCCGCGAAGGCTACGAGATGGCTGTTTCGAAGCCGCGCGTGGTGTTCCGCGACATCAACGGCGAGCGCAACGAGCCTATCGAGCTGGTGACGGCCGACATCGAGGAAATCCATCAAGGCGGCGTGATGCAGGCCCTGGGCGAGCGCAAGGGCGAGCTGGTCAACATGGAGTCCGACGGCCGTGGCCGCGTGCGCCTGGAATACCGCATCCCGGCCCGTGGCCTGATCGGTTTCACCAACGAGTTCCTGAACCTGACCCGCGGCTCCGGCCTGATCAGCAACATCTTCGACAGCTACGAGCCGCACAAGGGCGACATCGGCGGCCGCAAGAACGGCGTGCTGATCTCGATGGACGACGGTGAAATCTTCACCTACGCCCTGGGCAAGCTCGACGACCGCGGCCGCATGTTCGTCAAGGCCAACGACCCGGTGTACGAAGGCATGATCGTCGGCATCCACAGCCGCGACAACGACCTGGTGGTCAACGCCACCCGCACCAAGCAGCTGACCAACTTCCGTGTCAGCGGCAAGGAAGACGCGATCAAGATCACGCCCCCGATCGACCTGACGCTGGAATACGGCGTGGAGTTCATCGAGGACGACGAGCTGGTCGAGATCACGCCCAAGTCGGTGCGCCTGCGCAAGCGCCACCTGAAGGAAAGCGACCGCAAGCGCGCGGGCCGCGGCTAA
- a CDS encoding PQQ-dependent sugar dehydrogenase produces MSMRLTGLAAASLACLLAACGEHALLPESAGIGPSPTLPAPTKPLIPTLHIAPAKGWRDGAMPQPVAGTVLTKFAEGLEHPRWVYVLPNGDVLVAESDAPAKDEKEKHNGPKAWVQGLVMKRAGSHVPSADRITLLRDADGDGVAETRNTYVANLKSPYGMVLVGNELFIANADALVKLPYQAGATSLPGTPTKVIDLPGGINHHWTKNVIASEDGSKLYVSVGSNSNVGENGLDKEEGRAAIWEVDRASGQHRIFASGLRNPNGMGWEPTTKALWTVVNERDELGSDLVPDYLTSVKDGGFYGWPFSYWGQNVDERPQPPNPALVAKAIKPDYGLGNHVAPLGMAFATGNQLPPQFASGVFVGEHGSWNRKPRAGYKVVFIPFVDGMPKGQPIDVLTGFVDSEGNASGRPVGVAIDRKGGLLVADDVGNTVWRVSGMVR; encoded by the coding sequence ATGTCCATGCGTTTGACCGGCCTGGCCGCCGCCAGCCTCGCCTGCCTGCTGGCCGCCTGCGGCGAGCACGCCCTGCTGCCCGAATCCGCCGGCATCGGCCCGAGCCCGACGCTTCCCGCGCCCACCAAGCCCCTCATCCCCACCCTGCACATCGCCCCGGCCAAGGGCTGGCGCGACGGCGCCATGCCGCAGCCGGTGGCCGGCACGGTGCTCACCAAATTCGCAGAAGGCCTGGAACACCCCCGCTGGGTCTACGTGCTGCCCAACGGCGACGTGCTGGTCGCCGAGAGCGACGCGCCGGCCAAGGACGAGAAGGAAAAGCACAACGGCCCCAAAGCCTGGGTGCAGGGCCTGGTGATGAAACGCGCTGGCTCGCATGTGCCCAGCGCCGACCGCATCACCCTGCTGCGCGACGCCGATGGCGACGGCGTGGCCGAAACCCGCAATACCTACGTCGCCAACCTCAAGTCACCCTACGGCATGGTGCTGGTCGGCAACGAGCTCTTCATTGCCAACGCCGATGCGCTGGTCAAGCTGCCCTACCAGGCAGGCGCCACCAGCCTGCCCGGCACGCCCACCAAGGTCATCGACCTGCCGGGCGGCATCAACCACCACTGGACCAAGAACGTGATCGCCAGCGAGGACGGCAGCAAGCTCTATGTCTCGGTCGGCTCCAACAGCAATGTCGGCGAGAACGGCCTGGACAAGGAAGAAGGCCGCGCCGCCATCTGGGAGGTGGACCGCGCCAGCGGCCAGCACCGCATCTTCGCCAGCGGCCTGCGCAACCCCAACGGCATGGGCTGGGAGCCCACCACCAAGGCGCTCTGGACCGTGGTCAACGAACGCGACGAACTCGGCAGCGACCTGGTGCCCGACTACCTCACCTCGGTGAAGGACGGCGGCTTCTACGGCTGGCCCTTCAGCTACTGGGGCCAGAACGTGGACGAGCGGCCGCAGCCGCCCAACCCCGCCCTGGTGGCCAAGGCCATCAAGCCCGACTACGGCCTGGGCAACCATGTGGCGCCGCTGGGCATGGCCTTCGCCACCGGCAACCAGCTGCCGCCGCAGTTCGCCAGCGGTGTCTTCGTGGGCGAGCACGGCTCCTGGAACCGCAAGCCGCGCGCCGGCTACAAGGTGGTGTTCATCCCCTTCGTCGATGGCATGCCCAAAGGCCAGCCGATCGATGTGCTGACCGGTTTCGTCGACAGCGAAGGCAATGCCAGCGGCCGGCCGGTGGGCGTGGCCATCGACCGCAAAGGCGGCCTGCTGGTGGCCGACGACGTGGGCAATACCGTCTGGCGGGTGAGTGGGATGGTTCGCTGA
- the infB gene encoding translation initiation factor IF-2, with the protein MSSTTVAEFASELKKSTETLLDQLRSAGVSKGTSSDVLTEGDKQKLLGYLQASHGTVAADRKKITLVKKSTSEIKQADATGRARTIQVEVRKKRTFIKRDEGDGAGESGESQAMDAQESVEVEQDSAPSAVDLDLQRREVEAVNQADQLRREEQELADERREREARERREREAADRAAAYLAQEQAKRAQVQAERAEATREVAEQNAARLKAQTEAREAAEAESRARAAEESARANDLDARRRKAEAEAAAIRSMMAAPKKVLVAKKPEEPVKPEPAKPAVKGTLHKPAVGSGAAARPGAPAAPGAAAGAGKEVKSAKLSSSWAGDPAKKKEIKTRGDSSGGVGRNSWRGGPRGRRGDQRGDQRDDFAQQQPTEARVIEVHVPETITVAELAHKMSVKAAEVIKQLMKLGQMVTMNQPLDQDTAMIVVEEFGHKAVVAALDDPEAFTDEDVVAYAGELLPRAPVVTVMGHVDHGKTSLLDYIRRAKVAAGEAGGITQHIGAYHVETERGMVSFLDTPGHEAFTAMRARGAQATDIVILVVAADDGVMPQTKEAIKHAKAAGVPIVVAVNKIDKPDSNPERVKQELVVEEVVPEEYGGESPFVNVSAKTGQGIDELLEQVLLQAEVLELKAPVDAAAKGLVIEAQLDKGRGPVATILVQSGTLKTGDIVLAGQTYGRVRAMVDENGRVTKSAGPSIPVEIQGLTEVPQAGDEFMVLADERRAREVATYRAGKFRNTKLAKMQAAKLENMFSDMTAGEVKTLPVIIKADVQGSQEALAASLLKLSTEEVRVQIVMAGVGGISESDINLGIASKAVVIGFNVRADAGARKTAESNGVQIRYYDIIYDAVDELKAAMSGMLAPEQREEVIGTAEIRTVFVASKIGTVAGSYVTSGQVTRNCKFRLLRENVVIYTGEVESVRRLKDDVREVKEGFECGIKLRNYNDIRELDQLEFFEIKEIARTL; encoded by the coding sequence ATGTCCAGTACAACCGTAGCCGAGTTCGCCAGCGAACTCAAGAAGTCCACTGAAACCCTGCTCGACCAGCTCCGCTCGGCGGGCGTGAGCAAGGGCACTTCATCCGACGTGCTGACCGAGGGTGACAAGCAGAAGCTCCTGGGCTATCTGCAGGCCAGCCACGGCACCGTCGCGGCCGACCGCAAGAAGATCACCCTGGTCAAGAAGTCGACCAGCGAGATCAAGCAGGCCGACGCCACCGGACGTGCCCGCACGATCCAGGTGGAAGTGCGCAAGAAGCGCACCTTCATCAAGCGCGACGAGGGCGATGGCGCGGGCGAGTCCGGCGAGTCCCAGGCCATGGATGCCCAGGAGTCGGTCGAAGTCGAACAGGACAGCGCGCCCAGCGCCGTCGACCTGGACCTGCAACGCCGCGAGGTCGAGGCCGTGAACCAGGCCGACCAGCTGCGCCGCGAGGAGCAGGAGCTGGCCGATGAACGCCGTGAGCGCGAAGCCCGCGAGCGCCGCGAACGCGAAGCCGCCGACCGTGCCGCCGCCTACCTCGCTCAGGAACAGGCCAAGCGCGCCCAGGTCCAGGCCGAGCGCGCCGAAGCCACCCGCGAAGTGGCCGAGCAGAACGCCGCCCGACTGAAGGCCCAGACCGAAGCGCGTGAAGCGGCCGAGGCCGAGTCGCGCGCCCGTGCCGCCGAAGAGTCGGCCCGCGCCAACGACCTCGATGCCCGCCGCCGCAAGGCCGAGGCCGAAGCCGCCGCGATCCGCTCGATGATGGCCGCGCCCAAGAAGGTGCTGGTCGCCAAGAAGCCGGAAGAGCCGGTCAAGCCCGAGCCGGCCAAGCCGGCCGTCAAGGGCACGCTGCACAAGCCTGCCGTCGGCAGCGGTGCCGCGGCACGTCCCGGTGCGCCCGCCGCGCCTGGCGCCGCAGCCGGTGCCGGCAAGGAAGTCAAGTCGGCCAAGCTGTCCTCCAGCTGGGCGGGCGATCCGGCCAAGAAGAAAGAAATCAAGACCCGTGGCGACAGCTCCGGCGGCGTCGGCCGCAACAGCTGGCGTGGCGGTCCGCGTGGCCGCCGTGGCGACCAGCGCGGCGACCAGCGCGACGATTTCGCCCAGCAGCAGCCGACCGAAGCCCGCGTCATCGAAGTGCACGTGCCGGAGACCATCACGGTCGCCGAGCTGGCGCACAAGATGTCCGTCAAGGCGGCAGAGGTCATCAAGCAGTTGATGAAGCTCGGCCAGATGGTCACCATGAACCAGCCGCTGGACCAGGACACCGCCATGATCGTGGTGGAAGAGTTCGGCCACAAGGCGGTGGTGGCGGCGCTGGACGATCCGGAAGCCTTCACTGACGAGGACGTGGTCGCCTATGCCGGCGAACTGCTGCCCCGCGCCCCTGTCGTCACCGTCATGGGCCACGTCGACCACGGCAAGACCTCGCTGCTGGACTACATCCGCCGCGCCAAGGTCGCTGCGGGCGAAGCCGGCGGCATCACCCAGCACATCGGCGCCTACCACGTCGAGACCGAGCGCGGCATGGTGTCCTTCCTGGACACCCCCGGCCACGAAGCCTTCACGGCCATGCGTGCCCGCGGCGCCCAGGCCACCGACATCGTCATCCTGGTGGTGGCGGCGGACGACGGCGTGATGCCGCAGACCAAGGAAGCCATCAAGCATGCGAAAGCTGCCGGTGTGCCGATCGTGGTCGCGGTCAACAAGATCGACAAGCCCGACTCCAACCCCGAGCGCGTCAAGCAGGAGCTGGTGGTCGAGGAAGTCGTGCCCGAGGAATACGGCGGCGAGTCGCCTTTCGTCAACGTCTCGGCCAAGACCGGCCAGGGCATCGACGAGCTGCTCGAACAGGTGCTGCTGCAGGCCGAAGTGCTGGAACTCAAGGCGCCGGTCGATGCCGCCGCCAAGGGCCTGGTGATCGAAGCCCAGCTCGACAAGGGCCGCGGCCCGGTCGCCACCATCCTGGTGCAGTCCGGAACGCTCAAGACCGGCGACATCGTGCTGGCCGGCCAGACATACGGCCGCGTGCGTGCCATGGTCGACGAGAACGGCCGTGTCACCAAGAGCGCCGGTCCGTCCATCCCGGTGGAAATCCAGGGCCTGACCGAAGTGCCGCAAGCCGGCGACGAGTTCATGGTGCTGGCCGACGAACGCCGTGCCCGTGAAGTCGCGACTTACCGTGCCGGCAAGTTCCGCAACACCAAGCTGGCGAAGATGCAGGCGGCCAAGCTGGAGAACATGTTCTCCGACATGACGGCAGGCGAGGTCAAGACCTTGCCCGTCATCATCAAGGCCGACGTGCAGGGCTCGCAGGAAGCGCTGGCCGCCTCGCTGCTCAAGCTCTCCACCGAAGAGGTGCGGGTGCAGATCGTGATGGCCGGCGTCGGCGGCATCAGCGAGAGCGACATCAACCTGGGCATCGCGTCCAAGGCGGTGGTGATCGGCTTCAACGTGCGTGCCGATGCCGGCGCGCGCAAGACGGCCGAGAGCAACGGCGTGCAGATCCGCTACTACGACATCATCTATGACGCTGTCGACGAGCTGAAGGCCGCCATGTCCGGCATGCTGGCTCCCGAGCAGCGCGAAGAGGTCATCGGCACGGCCGAGATCCGCACGGTGTTCGTGGCTTCGAAGATCGGCACGGTGGCGGGTTCCTATGTCACCTCCGGCCAGGTCACGCGCAACTGCAAGTTCCGCCTGCTGCGCGAGAACGTGGTCATCTACACGGGTGAAGTCGAGTCCGTGCGTCGCCTCAAGGACGATGTGCGCGAAGTCAAGGAAGGCTTCGAGTGCGGTATCAAGCTGCGCAACTACAACGACATCCGCGAGCTCGACCAGCTCGAGTTCTTCGAGATCAAGGAAATCGCCCGGACGCTGTAA
- a CDS encoding thioredoxin family protein has protein sequence MQDLLVVSLCAQWCGVCRDWRTAFAEVARRHGEGQFRWLDVEDESEVAGDLDVETFPTVLIARGGKVLFLGPILPQPALLERLLGSLAPESAEIADTQALLARIIESGPGQRIAQNLSAE, from the coding sequence ATGCAGGATCTGCTGGTGGTGAGTCTGTGTGCGCAGTGGTGCGGCGTCTGCCGCGACTGGCGCACCGCGTTCGCCGAAGTGGCGCGGCGCCACGGCGAAGGCCAGTTCCGCTGGCTCGACGTCGAGGACGAGTCCGAGGTGGCCGGCGACCTGGATGTCGAAACCTTCCCAACGGTGCTCATCGCCCGCGGAGGCAAGGTGCTCTTCCTGGGGCCGATCCTGCCGCAGCCGGCCCTGCTGGAGCGCCTGCTGGGCAGCCTGGCGCCCGAAAGTGCGGAAATCGCCGACACCCAGGCGCTTCTGGCGCGGATTATCGAGAGTGGCCCCGGTCAGCGCATTGCGCAAAACCTGTCGGCGGAGTAG
- a CDS encoding SDR family NAD(P)-dependent oxidoreductase: MNVNPTLDSGLRVALVTGSTSGIGAAIARRLSHAGYAVILHSRSSEAAGRAMAAGMKQAVYIQADLALEADRVRLVSEAIASWGQLDVLVNNAGISRVIPHGDLASATSAVWRELHEVNVLAPFHLVALAESALREAARSRRAGSVVNISSHAGVRPKGASIPYAASKAALNHVTRLLALSLGPDIRVNAVAPGLVDTPLTAEWHGAQALWREQSPMRRAASPDDIADAVAMLVASDYLTGEVLLSDGGLNLT; this comes from the coding sequence ATGAATGTCAATCCGACCCTTGATAGCGGACTTCGTGTGGCGCTGGTGACGGGCTCCACCTCCGGCATCGGCGCAGCCATCGCCCGCAGGCTGAGCCACGCCGGCTATGCGGTGATCCTTCATTCGCGCAGCTCCGAGGCGGCAGGTCGGGCAATGGCGGCAGGAATGAAGCAGGCTGTCTACATCCAGGCCGATCTCGCGCTGGAGGCCGACAGGGTCCGGCTTGTCAGCGAGGCCATCGCTTCCTGGGGCCAGCTGGACGTGCTGGTCAACAACGCGGGCATCAGCAGAGTCATTCCGCATGGCGACCTTGCTTCGGCGACTTCCGCGGTCTGGCGGGAGCTCCATGAGGTCAATGTCCTGGCGCCCTTCCATCTCGTCGCATTGGCCGAGTCGGCCTTGCGCGAAGCCGCAAGGTCCCGCCGGGCGGGCAGCGTGGTCAACATCAGCTCGCATGCAGGCGTTCGTCCCAAGGGTGCATCCATTCCCTACGCGGCCAGCAAGGCTGCACTCAATCACGTGACGCGCCTGCTCGCGCTATCACTGGGGCCCGACATTCGCGTGAATGCCGTCGCGCCGGGCCTGGTCGATACGCCCTTGACTGCCGAATGGCATGGCGCACAGGCCTTGTGGCGCGAGCAGTCTCCGATGCGCCGCGCCGCAAGTCCGGACGACATCGCAGATGCAGTTGCCATGCTGGTTGCCTCGGATTACCTGACGGGCGAAGTGCTGCTGTCGGACGGCGGCTTGAATCTGACCTAG
- the truB gene encoding tRNA pseudouridine(55) synthase TruB: MNAPRTRVQRRPVHGVLLLDKPLGFSSNDALQKAKWLLRAEKAGHTGTLDPLASGVLPLCFGAATKFSQLQLDAPKRYEALLKLGVTTATADAEGEVLQTREVPVITAGQLAAVAERFTGPIRQVPPMHSALKRDGKALYEYARAGIEVEREARAVTIHALELAFSQTEDGQPAIHMQVACSKGTYIRTLGEDIGEALGCGGHLVMLRRTATGHYGVAQAMSLAELEAMEPEARLERLLPAESLLADHERVILGTEDAARFLSGLRRRGAWPDSERVAVFGSEPQALLGAARTQAGELIPTRLLSPIEIQQILQKESTPEGAPQAPGIEETL; this comes from the coding sequence ATGAACGCGCCGCGCACCAGGGTGCAACGGCGCCCTGTGCACGGGGTGCTTTTGCTCGACAAACCACTGGGCTTTTCCAGCAACGACGCGTTGCAGAAGGCCAAGTGGCTTTTGCGTGCGGAAAAAGCGGGCCATACCGGCACGCTCGATCCGCTCGCCAGCGGCGTCCTGCCCCTGTGTTTCGGCGCGGCCACCAAGTTCAGCCAGCTCCAGCTCGATGCGCCCAAGCGCTACGAGGCCTTGTTGAAGCTCGGCGTGACCACCGCCACGGCCGATGCCGAAGGCGAGGTGCTGCAGACGCGCGAGGTGCCGGTCATCACCGCCGGGCAACTGGCCGCGGTGGCCGAGCGCTTCACCGGCCCCATCCGGCAGGTTCCGCCCATGCACAGCGCCCTCAAGCGCGACGGCAAGGCACTCTACGAATACGCACGCGCCGGCATCGAAGTCGAGCGCGAGGCGAGGGCGGTGACCATCCACGCCCTCGAACTGGCCTTCAGCCAGACCGAGGACGGCCAGCCGGCCATCCACATGCAGGTGGCCTGCAGCAAGGGCACCTACATCCGCACCCTGGGCGAGGACATCGGCGAAGCCCTGGGCTGCGGCGGTCACCTCGTCATGCTGCGCCGCACGGCCACCGGCCACTACGGCGTGGCGCAGGCCATGAGCCTGGCCGAGCTGGAGGCGATGGAGCCGGAGGCGCGTCTCGAACGCCTGCTGCCGGCCGAATCGCTGCTGGCCGACCATGAGCGCGTCATATTGGGCACGGAAGATGCGGCACGTTTTCTCTCGGGATTGCGGCGCCGCGGCGCCTGGCCCGATTCGGAGCGTGTCGCCGTGTTCGGCAGCGAACCCCAGGCACTGCTGGGCGCTGCCCGTACCCAGGCCGGCGAGCTGATCCCCACGCGCCTGCTGAGCCCCATCGAGATCCAGCAAATTTTGCAGAAAGAGAGCACGCCCGAAGGCGCCCCGCAGGCCCCGGGTATCGAGGAAACCCTATGA